One window of the Prionailurus bengalensis isolate Pbe53 chromosome E1, Fcat_Pben_1.1_paternal_pri, whole genome shotgun sequence genome contains the following:
- the LOC122485566 gene encoding keratin, type I cuticular Ha3-I yields the protein MPYNCCLPNLSCRSTCCSRPCVPPSCHTCTLPGACNIPANVGNCGWFCEGSFNGSEKETMQFLNDRLASYLEKVRQLERENAELETRIREWCQQQVPFVCPSYQSYFRTIEELQQKILCSKAENARLVVQIDNAKLASDDFRTKYETELGLRQLVESDINGLRRILDELTLCKSDLEAQVESLKEELLTLKQNHEQEVNTLRCQIGDRLNVEVDAAPTVDLNRVLNETRSQYEALVETNRRDVEEWFTTQTEELNKQVVSSAEQLQSCQAEIIELRRTVNALEIELQAQHNLRDSLENTLTETEARYSSQLGQVQCMITNVESQLAEIRCDLERQNQEYQVLLDVKARLECEINTYRGLLESEDCKLPCNPCATTNACDKPIGPCVTNPCVQRARCGPCNTFVR from the exons ATGCCTTACAACTGCTGCCTTCCCAACCTGAGCTGCCGCTCCACCTGCTGCTCCCGGCCCTGCGTGCCCCCCAGCTGCCACACCTGTACCCTGCCCGGGGCCTGCAACATCCCCGCCAACGTGGGCAACTGCGGCTGGTTCTGCGAGGGCTCCTTCAATGGCAGCGAGAAGGAGACCATGCAGTTCCTGAACGACCGCCTGGCCAGCTACCTGGAGAAGGTGCGCCAGCTGGAGCGGGAGAACGCGGAGCTGGAGACCAGGATCCGGGAGTGGTGCCAGCAGCAGGTGCCCTTCGTGTGCCCCAGCTACCAGTCCTACTTCCGGACCATCGAGGAGCTCCAGCAGAAG ATCTTGTGCAGCAAGGCAGAGAACGCCAGGCTGGTGGTGCAGATTGACAATGCCAAGCTGGCCTCAGATGACTTCAGGACCAA GTACGAGACGGAGCTGGGCTTGCGGCAGCTGGTGGAGTCGGACATCAACGGCCTGCGCAGGATCCTGGACGAGCTGACCCTGTGCAAGTCTGACCTGGAGGCCCAGGTGGAGTCCCTGAAGGAGGAGCTGCTGACCCTCAAGCAGAACCACGAGCAG GAAGTCAACACCCTGCGCTGCCAGATCGGAGACCGCCTCAACGTGGAGGTGGACGCGGCCCCCACCGTGGACCTGAACCGCGTGCTCAACGAGACCAGGAGCCAATATGAGGCCCTGGTGGAGACCAACCGCAGGGACGTGGAGGAATGGTTCACCACCCAG ACCGAGGAACTGAACAAGCAAGTGGTGTCCAGTGCGGAGCAGCTGCAGTCCTGCCAGGCGGAGATCATCGAGCTGAGACGCACAGTCAACGCCCTGGAGATCGAGCTGCAGGCCCAGCACAACCTG AGGGACTCCCTGGAGAACACGCTGACGGAGACCGAGGCGCGCTACAGCTCCCAGCTGGGCCAGGTGCAGTGCATGATCACCAACGTGGAGTCCCAGCTGGCCGAGATCCGCTGTGACCTGGAGCGGCAGAACCAGGAGTACCAGGTGCTGCTGGACGTCAAGGCCCGGCTGGAGTGTGAGATCAACACGTACCGGGGCCTGCTGGAGAGCGAGGATTGCAA GCTCCCCTGCAACCCATGTGCCACAACCAATGCATGTGACAAACCCATTGGGCCTTGCGTCACCAATCCTTGTGTCCAACGTGCTCGGTGCGGGCCTTGCAACACCTTTGTGCGTTAG
- the LOC122485568 gene encoding keratin, type I cuticular Ha3-II, with protein sequence MPYNFCLPNLSCRSTCCSRPCVPPSCHTCTLPGACNIPANVGNCGWFCEGSFNGSEKETMQFLNDRLASYLEKVRQLERENAELETRIREWCQQQVPFVCPSYQSYFRTIEELQQKILCSKSENARLVVQIDNAKLAADDFRTKYETEMGLRQLVESDINGLRRILDELTLCKSDLEAQVESLKEELLSLKQNHEQEVNTLRCQIGDRLNVEVDAAPTVDLNRVLNETRSQYEALVETNRRDVEEWFTTQTEELNKQVVSSAEQLQSCQAEIIELRRTVNALEIELQAQHNLRDSLENTLTETEARYSSQLGQVQCMITNVESQLAEIRCDLERQNQEYQVLLDVKARLECEINTYRGLLESEDCKLPCNPCATTNACDKPIGPCVTNPCAPCGPRSRCGPCNTFGC encoded by the exons ATGCCTTACAACTTCTGCCTTCCCAACCTGAGCTGCCGCTCCACCTGCTGCTCCCGGCCCTGCGTGCCCCCCAGCTGCCACACCTGTACCCTGCCCGGGGCCTGCAACATCCCCGCCAACGTGGGCAACTGCGGCTGGTTCTGCGAGGGCTCCTTCAATGGCAGCGAGAAGGAGACCATGCAGTTCCTGAATGACCGCCTGGCCAGCTACCTGGAGAAGGTGCGCCAGCTGGAGCGGGAGAACGCGGAGCTGGAGACCAGGATCCGGGAGTGGTGCCAGCAGCAGGTGCCCTTCGTGTGCCCCAGCTACCAGTCCTACTTCCGGACCATCGAGGAGCTCCAGCAGAAG ATCCTGTGCAGCAAGTCTGAGAACGCCAGGCTGGTGGTGCAGATCGATAATGCCAAACTGGCTGCGGATGACTTCAGAACCAA GTATGAGACGGAGATGGGCTTGCGGCAGCTGGTGGAGTCAGACATCAACGGCCTGCGCAGGATCCTGGATGAGCTGACTCTGTGCAAGTCCGATCTGGAGGCCCAGGTGGAGTCCCTGAAGGAGGAGCTGCTGAGCCTCAAGCAGAaccatgagcag gAAGTCAACACCCTGCGCTGCCAGATCGGAGACCGCCTCAACGTGGAGGTGGACGCGGCCCCCACCGTGGACCTGAACCGCGTGCTCAACGAGACCAGGAGCCAATATGAGGCCCTGGTGGAGACCAACCGCAGGGACGTGGAGGAATGGTTCACCACCCAG ACCGAGGAGCTGAACAAGCAAGTGGTGTCCAGTGCGGAGCAGCTGCAGTCCTGCCAGGCGGAGATCATCGAGCTGAGACGCACGGTCAACGCCCTGGAGATCGAGCTGCAGGCCCAGCACAACCTG AGGGACTCCCTGGAGAACACGCTGACGGAGACCGAGGCGCGCTACAGCTCCCAGCTGGGCCAGGTGCAGTGCATGATCACCAACGTGGAGTCCCAGCTGGCCGAGATCCGCTGTGACCTGGAGCGGCAGAACCAGGAGTACCAGGTGCTGCTGGACGTCAAGGCCCGGCTGGAGTGCGAGATCAACACGTACCGGGGCCTGCTGGAGAGCGAGGATTGCAA GCTTCCCTGCAACCCCTGCGCCACGACCAATGCGTGTGACAAGCCCATCGGGCCCTGCGTCACCAATCCCTGCGCCCCGTGTGGCCCACGCTCCCGCTGTGGGCCCTGCAACACCTTTGGGTGCTAG